The genomic stretch GATGTCCCGCGAACCGCATCCGGTGCCGCGTTATCTGGTGATGAGTGCCGGAACCGGCGGCACCTCGGCCACGCTGGGGCGTTACATCCGCTACCAGGGGCACGATACCGAACTGGTGGTCGTCGATCCTGAAAACTCCGTATTTTACGATTACTATCAGCAACGTGATGCCAGCGTAACCGCGCAATGCAGCAGCCGTATCGAAGGAATTGGCCGCCCCCGCGCTGAGCCTTCTTTTATTCCCAGCGTGATCGACAGCATGATGCAGGTGCCTGATGCTGCCAGCGTCGCGACGCTTCACTGGCTGGAAAAAGTGCTTGGCCGCAAAGTGGGCGGTTCAACCGGAACCAATGTCTGGGGGGCGCTGCAACTGGCTAAACAAATGCGCGGAAAAGGCGAAACAGGTTCCATCGTCACGCTACTTTGCGACAGCGGCGAACGTTATCTGAATACCTATTTTGACGAGAACTGGGTCGCGAAGAATATCGGGGATATTTCGGTGTACGCACAGCAGCTAGAATGTCTTAGCTGAGGAGCTGGAGTTTACCTTAGGTTTTTCCTAAATAATTCGAGTTGCGGGAAGGCGGCAAGTGAGTGAGACCCGATGAGCTTACATAAGTAAGTGATTCGGGTGAGCAAGCGCAGACAACGCACCAGCAGCTTGAAGTATGAAGGAAAAAAGCCGGGACAGATAATCCCGGCCGCTGCAAAACCTTAATATTCGGGGGAATAGGTGAGGTTTGGTGTGTGCAGCCAGTGTTGCAAAAAGTGGGACACCGCCTGATTCCGGCAATGCCCGATAACTTGCAGATGCGGAGATTGTTCTTTCAGCACAGGTAACGCGTTGCCCATGATCAACCCCATTCCGACGCCTTCCAGCATTTCCCTGTCATTCATCGCATCACCAAAGGCCATGCATTCAGACATTGTGATCCCCAGCCCTGCCGTCAGAAGAGCCAGCGCGCTGCCTTTGTTACAGCCCGCAGGCTGCACATCCAGACAATCATGCGCGGAAAAACACAGGTCTAAACGTGCGCCGAAATGCGCTTTGAGCTGCGGAACCAGATTCAGCAAGGTTTCATGCGGTGCGCAGAAACACACTTTGCTGTTGCCGGAATCGGGCAATGTACGTAGATCCTGTAAATGATAACGGAAACCGCTGAACTGATGCGGGATCAGTAAATCGGGATCGTCCAGAGCGGTAAACCAGCCATCATCACGAAAAACATGCTGACTCGCCGGTGTATCCCAGGCGGTATGCAGCAGTTCATGCGCGCAATCTGCCGGTAAATCGCTGGCGTGAAGCAAATGCCCTGACAAGTCGTGAATGCGGGTGCCGTTACCGGTGATCAGAAAACCTTCCATCCCGATATTGGCCAGAATATCTTTCATTTCAAGATAATGGCGTCCGGTGGCAAAGGTGAGCCGCAGGGGTTTTTCTGCCAGCTGGCGTAGCGTTGCCAGCGTTTTCTCGCCCAGGGTATGGTCGGGTAAAAGAAGTGTGCCATCCATATCGAATGCAGCTAAACGGTACATATTTCCTCTCTGAGCGGGAATGATTTTCACGTTCAAAGTATGGACTGCGATTTACGGAAGTAATAGTGAACAGTTTATGAATACTCTTCCGGGTTTAGTTCACACTTTGGTTTTCAGCCCCGCGCCAGCGGCAAAAGTCTGCGATATGCTGAAGTGAAACTCAATCCAGAAAAATAAGGTTCCGTATTTCCGATGCGATTGCAAAACCGGCTTAATCAATACCAGCGCCTGTACGTGAAAACCGGGCAGGAACCTGTTTTTCTCACTGTGGCAGAACTGGCAGAAATCTTCTGTTGCAGTGAACGCCACACGCGCACTTTGCTGAGCCATTTTAAGGATGCTGGCTGGATAAACTGGCAGTCTCAGTCTGGCCGGGGGAAACGCGCGTCGTTGCGCTGTCTGAAATCTCCCGAGGACCTACGCGGGGCTTATCTGCAGGAGTTACTCAAAAACGGTGAACATTCGGCGGCTTTGCAGCTCAGTCAGTTGGATCCCACGCACCTGAATACCCTGCTCGCACCGCATCTTGGCGGTCAATGGCAGGAAGATGCGCCGACACTGCGAATACCGTATTACCGCCCTCTCCAGTTACTTGACCCGTTAACGCTGACCGGCCGCGCAGAGCAACATCTGGCGCATACTATTCATGCAGGTCTGACGCATTTTGTTCCCGGAAATCCGACGCCGCAGCCTGATCTTGCCCATCACTGGCAAATCAGTCATGACGGCAAAACCTGGCAGTTTTTTCTGCGCAGTCAGCTTTTCTGGCACAACGGAGAGCCGCTAAAAACAGCGCAACTGCTGACGCGTTTCGAGCAATTACGCCATTCAGCGCGAGGGAAACATAATCTGGCTTCGGTGATCCAAATATCTCAGCCACACGCACAATGTCTGCAATTTGATCTCGATACCCCCGATTACTGGCTCGCGCACCGGTTTGCCGATCTCAGTTGCCTGCTTTCGCATCCTGAAAATCCGCATATCGGCGCGGGTCCGTTCCGGCTGACGCATTTTTCCCCCGAACTGGTCAGGCTGGAACAACATACGCTTTACACCCTGCAACACCCTTATCTCGCCGCGATTGAATTTTGGATCACGCCGCAGCTATTCGCGCAAAAAAATAATGTGAGCTGCCAGCATCCGGTGAGGATCATTCTGGGCGAAGAGGAAGAACTGTCGCGAGTCAAACCGGTCAGGCGCAGCACCAGTCTGGGGTTTTGTTATATCGCCACCAATCTTCGAAGGGGCGTTCTCAATGAAGCGCAGGCTCGGAAAATTGTCCGGCTGATCCAGCGCAGCGGCATGCTGGATAATCTGCCAATTGATCATGATCTGGTGAAAGCCAGCAAAGAAATGCTACCCGGCTGGCCTATTCCTTTGCATGACGATACCGACGTTCGCCTGCCGGAAAAACTCAGACTCCTGTTTCATCCGCCGGTGGAATTTGAACTGGTCGCTCAGGCTTTGCAGCAAAAACTGGCCGATGAGGGCTGTACGCTGGAGATTG from Rahnella sikkimica encodes the following:
- a CDS encoding PLP-dependent cysteine synthase family protein, with protein sequence MQNAWVNHAIKEIDADFQRSADTHLIRLALNDFPGISLYLKDESTHPSGSLKHRLARSLFLYGLCNGWIRENTPIIEASSGSTAISEAYFARLLGLPFIAVMPACTAPRKIQQIEFYGGRCHFVENSGQIYAASEQLARELNGHYMDQFTYAERATDWRGNNNIADSIFRQMSREPHPVPRYLVMSAGTGGTSATLGRYIRYQGHDTELVVVDPENSVFYDYYQQRDASVTAQCSSRIEGIGRPRAEPSFIPSVIDSMMQVPDAASVATLHWLEKVLGRKVGGSTGTNVWGALQLAKQMRGKGETGSIVTLLCDSGERYLNTYFDENWVAKNIGDISVYAQQLECLS
- the cof gene encoding HMP-PP phosphatase, whose translation is MYRLAAFDMDGTLLLPDHTLGEKTLATLRQLAEKPLRLTFATGRHYLEMKDILANIGMEGFLITGNGTRIHDLSGHLLHASDLPADCAHELLHTAWDTPASQHVFRDDGWFTALDDPDLLIPHQFSGFRYHLQDLRTLPDSGNSKVCFCAPHETLLNLVPQLKAHFGARLDLCFSAHDCLDVQPAGCNKGSALALLTAGLGITMSECMAFGDAMNDREMLEGVGMGLIMGNALPVLKEQSPHLQVIGHCRNQAVSHFLQHWLHTPNLTYSPEY
- a CDS encoding SgrR family transcriptional regulator: MRLQNRLNQYQRLYVKTGQEPVFLTVAELAEIFCCSERHTRTLLSHFKDAGWINWQSQSGRGKRASLRCLKSPEDLRGAYLQELLKNGEHSAALQLSQLDPTHLNTLLAPHLGGQWQEDAPTLRIPYYRPLQLLDPLTLTGRAEQHLAHTIHAGLTHFVPGNPTPQPDLAHHWQISHDGKTWQFFLRSQLFWHNGEPLKTAQLLTRFEQLRHSARGKHNLASVIQISQPHAQCLQFDLDTPDYWLAHRFADLSCLLSHPENPHIGAGPFRLTHFSPELVRLEQHTLYTLQHPYLAAIEFWITPQLFAQKNNVSCQHPVRIILGEEEELSRVKPVRRSTSLGFCYIATNLRRGVLNEAQARKIVRLIQRSGMLDNLPIDHDLVKASKEMLPGWPIPLHDDTDVRLPEKLRLLFHPPVEFELVAQALQQKLADEGCTLEIVYHEGRLWEDVEKLKAADLLLGDRLIGESPEATLENWLQQDPLWPEILRKDDLRRQQQRLIHIQQIPHENRRADELSDHFYQWMQNGIVTPLFNYQYQVSAPPRISGVQLTAWGWFDFCQAWVPPPLLSENA